Within the Bdellovibrionota bacterium genome, the region CGGTTTTCAGATGGATGGTCTTCCGCTCAGTTTTGGCCGCGTCAGTCTTGGGGAGAAGAACCGACAAAACTCCTTTCTTAAATACGGCTTCCGCTTTATCGGCTTTCACCTCACAGGGAAGCGGAATCGAACGATAGAAAGATCCATAGGCTCTTTCAGCCCAGTAATAATCTTTCCGTTTCTCCTCGACCTCGGATTTCTTCTCGCCTTTGATGGTCAGCGTTTCGTTGGTGAGAGAAATCTCGATGTCCTTCTCGTCCACTCCCGGAAGTTCAGCCAACACCTGGATATCCTTTTCGGTATCCTTGACGTCGATCTTCGGCGTGTAAGCCTCCACGCTCTCCGTCATGTAGCGGAATTGAGTTGGCATGAAGTCGCGATATAACTCGTCGAACATGCGGCTCATCAGGCGCGGCATAGCGAAGAACGGAGACTCTTCACCGAATCTCTTTCGAGGCGCTTGCGACTCTCGAAGAATCGGGATGACATTGGGTAGTGCCATTCAAGTCTCCTTTCTTTTCTTTGGTTGACGTTTGACAGCCCGTTACAACCCGCAAACTTTTTCTACGTCCGAAAAGAGAAAATTCACTGACATGTGTCATGGTTTTTGATAAATATTAACATCAAATATGTGCCGTAATTTCAACGACGGCGGGCCGAATCGCAGGTAGCTGCACGAATCGCCACGTCCTCCGTCCCTAGAACCGAAAAACCGTGAGACAAATCAGTTTTGTTTCTGGCGGGATGCGCAGAATGACTTCAATTACAAGGGAGGTCGTATGTCGACGTATCGAGCTCGGGATATAATGAAGCGCGACGTCATGACCGTGCCGGAAGATATGACCGTTCGCGAACTCGCCACTTTTCTGATCGAAAACCAAATCAGCGGCGCCCCCGTGACCAATAAGAGGGGGAGGATCGTCGGCGTCGTATCGATGCGCGATATCGTTGGCGTGGACGTCGACCGGCCCGACTCGGTGTCCGGCTCGCGCAACCGCCCGGAATTTTACGACATGTCATGGGACAACATGAATTTGATCGACGAGGTTCCGCAGATGCACATTGAGCGGCAGGGCATGCTGGTCGGAGACGTCATGAATTCCGCGGTTTACAAGGTTCACCCCGACGCTCCGGTTCGAGACATCGCACAGACGATGCTCCAGGCGAAGATTCATCGGGTGATGGTCATGAACGGCGGAGACCGTCTAGAGGGTATCGTCACGACGATGGATCTCCTACCTCTGATCTAGTTGATCACGCAAAAATAGCCTTGGGCTCCTGCCACCCAAGGCTATTTTTGTGTCAGCTTAGCCCGACTAGTTCCCCCTTGTATTACCGGACTAGGCCGCTTCTTTTTCGGCGTTGTGGACCTGGAACTTATGCCACCGGACCGTGAGCACCGGGCACAGGGCGTTTCGCACCACCCTTTCGGCTACGCTGCCCATCACAAAGCGGTCGATTCCCGTTCGTCCGTGCGTTGACATCACGATCCAGTCGGCTCCGGAGTCGTCCGCTTCGTCACAAATCATCTGCGGAACCGAACGATTCGTGGATACGACCACCGACGTCACCTTTACGGGCGCCTTTAACTCCTGAATGTACTTGTCCATTTCTTTCCGCGCCGTATCGTTTGTCTTTTGTTCCAGATTTCGTCCCGGCCAGAGCGAATCCTCGCCGTAGATCACCAAACCGCTCAAATCCCGGACGTGAACCAGGCGCAATTCGGCGTTAAAGGCTTTACATAACTCCATCGCTTGTTCGGCCGCTTCTTTTGAAGCATCGGAAAAATCAATGGGTACCAAAATTTTCTGGATCATGGTCATGGGAGGCTCCTTTCTGTAGATTAAGTTTCTTTCCGAGCGCCGCCTGAACGAGGGCTACAAAATCGACCTCAGTGACGATTCCCACGAGCTTCCCGTTCTCAATTACCGGAAGGCAACCCACCTTCTCCTTAGCGATCAGTTCCGCGGCCATCTCGAGCGGCATATCCGGACTTGCGGTTACGACATGGCTTCGCATCAGATCACGAACAGGAATGTGCGCGTTTAGATTCTTTTGATGATCGGGATGGGGATTCGCAAAACAAGAAATGGCCCCCCGCAATAGGTCCCGGTGAGTGACCAGGCCGACCAACCGACGATTGTCGTCGATGACGGGAATGTGGCGGATTCGATGCCATTTCATAATCTCCTCCGCCATGTCGAGCGTTTGATTCTCGAGCAGTGTAAAGAGATTCGTGGTCATGATGTCGGAAACTTGCATCGTATACCCAGAGATAGAATCCCGCTTCGGGCTCGGTATACTATGATCCCCATCATAGACGGATGACTGCAGCGCGTTAGAAAGAGAAATTCCTATAGGAGGTGTGAAATGAGATGCAAAGATCTCATGAACGGCAACGTTCGTTTCTGCCGAGAATTAGACCCCATTCATCTCTGCGCAAAGCTGATGCGCGATCATAATATCGGTTTTGTCCCGGTTCTGGATGTGAACGATCGGGCGGTTGGAGTGGTCACCGATCGGGACATTACGTGCCGCGTTGTGGCCGTACAAAAATCGTTCGCACTTCCGGTGCGCGAGATCATGACGCGACATCTGTTATCGTGCGGCGCGGAAGACGAACTCGGGTACGCCGAGGCCAAGATGAGCCAGCAAAGAAAGTCGAGAATCCTCGTCATGAACGAGGAAGGCAAAGCGGTGGGCGTGATCAGTCTGTCCGATATCGCCCGTGCGGAGCCTCATCGGCGTTCCGGGCGCGTGCTGGAAGAAGTCACGCGCCGAGAGGGCAGTTCGCGCCCGGTCGTCGTGATCTGACAAGGCTATTGCGGCATCCCTTCGACATGGGCCCAAGCGCCCTTGCCGAGGGGATATCGATATCAAGAAGGACCCGAAAACTGGCTGACGAGCGTTTCTAGTTGCTCTGGTTTCATCTCGAGATGCAAGCTGACGCTATGTTTCCGCTGGTCGACGGGCTGGCAGACGACAACTTTTCCTTTCAATAGAATCCGCTGAAACGTGTGAGGAAGGTGGATTCGAACGAAAACCGTTTCACCGGTCTCTACGAAACGTTCCGACTCTATGAACATTCCGCCATGTTTCATGTTCCTTTCGAATTCCACCCGAAGCGCGTCGGCGGTCATAAAAAAAACATCCAGGACAACAAGATCAGGTTCATTTCGTTCCTGTTGTTCGGACGGGTCGTGGTCTTGAAGGTGGTTTTGGATGTAATGATTCAGAGCGGCAATGCCGGATTGTGGAATCTCCGTGAACCGGAGCGCGGCGAATGTTTTTTTGTCTTTCGAGACCTCATAAAGAAGCCGGCCGACGCCACGAACCTGGGCGTATCCGGCGCCCAGGTGAACGACGACGGGATATTCCTGCCCACGCCGGGGGACCAACCCTTCCCACTTTACGAGCATTCCGCCGCAACTTAGCTCGCGAACTTCGAATTGAACCTTTGCCCGCTGGACCGTGTCGATGAGGTCCGTTTGGATCGCCGCCGTTTCCGTGGAAATGCGCGGATGCTTTCGGCGGTCGGCTTGGGCGAGCAAAGATTCCAGATTGGAAGAAGCGTTGGCGGCAGCCCTATCGGCTTTGTCCGAAGTTCGAAACTCATTCAATTTAGCCGTCCATTCTGCATCCAGGACTCGTAAGCGATTTGTAAAACGCTCATGAAAATAACCGGTTACTTCCGTAAGTTCCGTCAACGGCTGCTGGGAAAAGTGAACGTGAAATAAATGCCGCTCAAACTCGTCCACGGTTTTGAAACGCATCTCCAGTTCTTTGCCCAATGCACGATTGAAAAAGATCCGAAGAACGTTTTCATCATTTGAGCTTCGAACCAGATCTTTGCAGGGAAGGCGAGGGATCGAACCCTCCTCGATCGCGCGCGTTAGGTCAATTTTGCTGGTCCCTTCGAAGGGGCGTTGACCGAAGAAGAGATAGAACGCCAAGACGCCAAGCGAGTAGATGTCCGTTCCGGTGCTGGGTGCCGCACCTTTGAAAACCTCAGGGGGAAGAAAAGCGAGCTTTCCAAAGTGTCGGTGTGTGGCATCGGCAAAGCTTTCCTGCCCGGCGCTTCCAAAATCGACGATGCGGATCGTGCCGTCCTGAGCGATCATCACGTTGTCCGACGATAAATCGCCATGGAACAGAACGGAATTCGAGTTCTCAAAGATGGACGTTCGGTGAAGATAACGGAGGGCCTGGCAACAATCTCGGATCAAATAAAGGGAAAGCGGCAGGGGCACTTTTTGTCCCGCCTGCTGATAATCGTCGATCAGTTGCTGAACGCTTCCGCCAAGCAAAAGCTCCATGACCAGGAAGTACGTGTCGTTTATCCGTCCTTGATCGAGAATGGGAAGGATGTTGGGATGGCGCAATTTCGAACCGATCCGAACTTCACGAATAAAGTCCGCCACGGCCTGAGGTTCATGAACTCGTTCGGCTTTCAGGCATTTAACCGCATACGGCTGTTGATCCTTTACTCCAAGGTAAACATTGGAGAGCCCCCCTTCGCCGATCTTGTGGATTAGATGGTATCTGCCGAGACGAGGGGGCATCTTCGATGCATTATACCCCCGCTTAAGACGGAGAGGATATCGTACTTAAACGTAGTTCAGATACGTCGGCCGGTACTGTTTGGCCTGAACGAAGCTCGGAATATCGGACGGCTTCGGTTCTCGCGCAAGCTCCCGCCGATGAGCGATCTCCATAACGGCCCCTGCAATAGCCGCCGAGACTTCCCGGATTTTCGATAGAGGCGGATAAATCGATCCACGCTCCAGGTCCTCCTTCGATACGTGCTGCGCCAACGTCTTCGCCGAGGCGAAAAACATTTCATCCGTCACGAATCTTGCTCCGCTAAGAACGACGCCCAAGCCGACGCCGGGGAAAATGTACGCGTTGTTTCCCTGGCCGGGAGCGAAACGCTTGCCTTCGTACGTCACCGGATCGAACGGACTGCCGCTGGCGAAGATCGCCCTCCCTCGGGTGTGAACGTATGCTTCTTCGGCCGTACATTCCGCCTGGGAGGTCGGATTCGACAGAGCAAATACGACCGGCCGCTCGTTGAGCTTGGCCATTTCTTCCAATATCTCCTTGGTAAACTGCTTCGGATGACCCGATACGCCCACAAGCGCCGTCGGTCGCAATGAACGAACGGCCTGGAAAAGATCCGCCATCGGCGCGTGGGAATGTGCGTACGGACGTTTATGTTCCTGAAGATCTTTGCGAGAGCTTTCTACGAGTCCCTTGGAGTCGACGAACCAGCATCGTGATATCGCTTCCGGTTTGGCTAACCCGCCCTCCATAATCGCGCTGACGATCAAGTCGCCGATCCCGATGGCGGCTTCACCCGCTCCATGCATCAAAATTGTCTGGTCCGTCAGCTTTTTCTGCGTGATCTTCATGGCCGAATAAATTCCCGCCACGGTTACGGCGGCGGTTCCCTGAATGTCGTCGTTGAAGCAGCAAACCCGCTCCCGGTATTTGTTCAAAAGCCGGAAAGCGTTGTGATTGGCGAAGTCCTCGAATTGAAGAAGGGCCTTCGGGAAGATATCCTGGACCGCACTGACGAACTCTTCTATGAGATCGTCGTATTCCTTCCCTTTCAATCTTGGCGCTTGCGTTCCCAAATAGAGCGGATCTTTCAAGAGTTCCTGATTGTTCGTGCCGACGTCCAGCGTGATCGGCAGCGATTGCCTGGGGTGGACGCCCGCGCACGCGGTGTAGAGGGCCAGTTTTCCCACCGGAATCCCCATGCCGTTGGCGCCCAGATCACCCAAACCGAGGATTCGCTCGCCGTCCGTCACGACGATGACGCGAACATCCTTCTCCGGCCAATTTTTGAGAACTTGGCGGAAGCGGCTGCGTTCATGGCGGGTGAGGAACATGCCGCGCGACCGCCGGAAGATATGGCCGTACAGCTGGCAAGCCTTTCCCACGACGGGCGTGTAAATAACCGGCATCATCTCTTCGATGTGATCTTGAATGACGCGGTAGAAAAGGGTCTCGTTCCGGTCTTGGAGACCTCCCATATGAATGAATTTCTCGAGTTCATTCGGTTTTTTTCGGTAGTTTTCCAAGACTCGAGCCACCTGTTCGTCTTGCGAACAGATCCGGGGAGGTAGAAGCCCCTCCAGGCCGAGTCTTCGCCGTTCATCGGCGGTGAATGCCGTGCCTTTGTTCAACCCCGGGTCGTGAAGCAGTTCGTCACCCGTATAGGCGACGCGAAGCGTGTGCTCATCCAGGGATCGATGTTTGCTCGATGACATGATTTTCTCCTTTTCCGGCGCGGCTTTAAGCGGCGCGATTCAGGGCATTTTCTACCGCGATTCGGCGCATGACAAGATGATTCGGATCAGCGATTCGGAACGAGAAGAATCTCACCCGCGACATCGGAATCCAGCGCTAACGTCGTCTCGTCAATCTGTATAACGACGGACGGCCTGAGCTGTTTCAGTCGGAGTCGGGTCCCCGGAAGAATGCCTAGGGAAGAGAGTTCATTGAGTCGCGTGGGATGACTCACTTGAAGCGCCGCGACTTCACCACATTGTCCGGGTTGCAGATCCAACAAGCGGGTCATGCC harbors:
- a CDS encoding Hsp20/alpha crystallin family protein, which encodes MALPNVIPILRESQAPRKRFGEESPFFAMPRLMSRMFDELYRDFMPTQFRYMTESVEAYTPKIDVKDTEKDIQVLAELPGVDEKDIEISLTNETLTIKGEKKSEVEEKRKDYYWAERAYGSFYRSIPLPCEVKADKAEAVFKKGVLSVLLPKTDAAKTERKTIHLKTAE
- a CDS encoding CBS domain-containing protein, with product MSTYRARDIMKRDVMTVPEDMTVRELATFLIENQISGAPVTNKRGRIVGVVSMRDIVGVDVDRPDSVSGSRNRPEFYDMSWDNMNLIDEVPQMHIERQGMLVGDVMNSAVYKVHPDAPVRDIAQTMLQAKIHRVMVMNGGDRLEGIVTTMDLLPLI
- a CDS encoding universal stress protein, with the translated sequence MTMIQKILVPIDFSDASKEAAEQAMELCKAFNAELRLVHVRDLSGLVIYGEDSLWPGRNLEQKTNDTARKEMDKYIQELKAPVKVTSVVVSTNRSVPQMICDEADDSGADWIVMSTHGRTGIDRFVMGSVAERVVRNALCPVLTVRWHKFQVHNAEKEAA
- a CDS encoding CBS domain-containing protein — protein: MQVSDIMTTNLFTLLENQTLDMAEEIMKWHRIRHIPVIDDNRRLVGLVTHRDLLRGAISCFANPHPDHQKNLNAHIPVRDLMRSHVVTASPDMPLEMAAELIAKEKVGCLPVIENGKLVGIVTEVDFVALVQAALGKKLNLQKGASHDHDPENFGTH
- a CDS encoding CBS domain-containing protein, whose product is MRCKDLMNGNVRFCRELDPIHLCAKLMRDHNIGFVPVLDVNDRAVGVVTDRDITCRVVAVQKSFALPVREIMTRHLLSCGAEDELGYAEAKMSQQRKSRILVMNEEGKAVGVISLSDIARAEPHRRSGRVLEEVTRREGSSRPVVVI
- a CDS encoding protein kinase; its protein translation is MPPRLGRYHLIHKIGEGGLSNVYLGVKDQQPYAVKCLKAERVHEPQAVADFIREVRIGSKLRHPNILPILDQGRINDTYFLVMELLLGGSVQQLIDDYQQAGQKVPLPLSLYLIRDCCQALRYLHRTSIFENSNSVLFHGDLSSDNVMIAQDGTIRIVDFGSAGQESFADATHRHFGKLAFLPPEVFKGAAPSTGTDIYSLGVLAFYLFFGQRPFEGTSKIDLTRAIEEGSIPRLPCKDLVRSSNDENVLRIFFNRALGKELEMRFKTVDEFERHLFHVHFSQQPLTELTEVTGYFHERFTNRLRVLDAEWTAKLNEFRTSDKADRAAANASSNLESLLAQADRRKHPRISTETAAIQTDLIDTVQRAKVQFEVRELSCGGMLVKWEGLVPRRGQEYPVVVHLGAGYAQVRGVGRLLYEVSKDKKTFAALRFTEIPQSGIAALNHYIQNHLQDHDPSEQQERNEPDLVVLDVFFMTADALRVEFERNMKHGGMFIESERFVETGETVFVRIHLPHTFQRILLKGKVVVCQPVDQRKHSVSLHLEMKPEQLETLVSQFSGPS
- a CDS encoding NAD-dependent malic enzyme, with amino-acid sequence MSSSKHRSLDEHTLRVAYTGDELLHDPGLNKGTAFTADERRRLGLEGLLPPRICSQDEQVARVLENYRKKPNELEKFIHMGGLQDRNETLFYRVIQDHIEEMMPVIYTPVVGKACQLYGHIFRRSRGMFLTRHERSRFRQVLKNWPEKDVRVIVVTDGERILGLGDLGANGMGIPVGKLALYTACAGVHPRQSLPITLDVGTNNQELLKDPLYLGTQAPRLKGKEYDDLIEEFVSAVQDIFPKALLQFEDFANHNAFRLLNKYRERVCCFNDDIQGTAAVTVAGIYSAMKITQKKLTDQTILMHGAGEAAIGIGDLIVSAIMEGGLAKPEAISRCWFVDSKGLVESSRKDLQEHKRPYAHSHAPMADLFQAVRSLRPTALVGVSGHPKQFTKEILEEMAKLNERPVVFALSNPTSQAECTAEEAYVHTRGRAIFASGSPFDPVTYEGKRFAPGQGNNAYIFPGVGLGVVLSGARFVTDEMFFASAKTLAQHVSKEDLERGSIYPPLSKIREVSAAIAGAVMEIAHRRELAREPKPSDIPSFVQAKQYRPTYLNYV
- a CDS encoding FeoA family protein, which codes for MALTPEVSLRCPLCNKAFSPQAETCACPFAGKCGLIRCPTCGYEFPDPSRSIAARWLSRIFGTHQHPRINGEGGMTRLLDLQPGQCGEVAALQVSHPTRLNELSSLGILPGTRLRLKQLRPSVVIQIDETTLALDSDVAGEILLVPNR